Proteins encoded within one genomic window of Spirulina major PCC 6313:
- a CDS encoding ParA family protein codes for MNPPIIAFFNNKGGVGKTSLVYHLAWMYTDLGLSVIAADLDPQANLTAAFLDEDRLEEIWENNHSDRYDTIFRCVQPLISGIGDINTPTLEKIDDDLNLLIGDLKLSGFEDDLSSQWSDCLDRKERSFRVISAFWRILSQPAPEKHVDVILVDLGPNLGAINRAALIASDYVVIPLSPDLFSLQGLKNLGPTVRRWRREWQERIPKNPVPQHLDLPTGKMQPVGYVILQHGVRFDRPVQAFQKWIERIPSTYQFDVLHHQVQEFQNPSHDPHRLALLKHYQSLMPMAQESHKPMFHLKPADGAIGSHLAAVKNVYHDFKSLAQMIAERIDLKLPTF; via the coding sequence ATGAACCCACCCATCATTGCATTTTTTAATAATAAAGGTGGTGTTGGTAAAACATCCCTGGTCTATCATTTAGCCTGGATGTATACTGATTTAGGCTTGAGCGTCATTGCTGCTGATTTAGATCCACAAGCCAACTTAACCGCAGCATTTTTAGACGAGGATCGACTCGAAGAAATTTGGGAAAATAATCATAGTGATCGCTACGATACTATTTTTCGATGTGTTCAACCTTTAATTAGTGGCATCGGTGACATTAATACCCCAACTCTTGAAAAAATAGATGATGATCTGAATCTTCTGATTGGAGACTTAAAGCTCTCAGGATTTGAAGATGATTTATCGTCTCAATGGTCTGATTGTTTGGATCGAAAAGAGCGATCTTTTCGTGTAATTTCAGCATTTTGGCGCATTTTAAGCCAGCCAGCCCCCGAAAAACATGTTGATGTTATTTTAGTTGATCTAGGGCCTAATTTAGGCGCGATTAACCGAGCAGCCTTGATTGCATCAGACTATGTTGTGATACCCCTTTCTCCAGATTTATTTTCATTACAAGGACTAAAGAATTTGGGGCCGACAGTTAGGCGGTGGCGAAGAGAATGGCAAGAACGGATTCCAAAAAACCCAGTCCCTCAGCACCTCGATCTACCCACCGGTAAAATGCAACCCGTTGGATACGTCATCTTGCAACATGGGGTTCGTTTTGATCGTCCAGTGCAGGCGTTTCAAAAATGGATTGAGCGCATTCCAAGTACCTATCAATTCGATGTGCTGCATCATCAGGTACAAGAATTTCAAAACCCATCCCATGATCCCCATCGTCTAGCACTGCTCAAGCATTATCAAAGCTTGATGCCAATGGCTCAAGAGTCCCATAAGCCCATGTTCCATCTCAAGCCTGCGGATGGAGCGATTGGGTCTCATCTGGCAGCGGTCAAAAATGTGTATCACGATTTCAAATCCTTAGCTCAGATGATTGCAGAGCGCATCGATCTGAAATTGCCCACATTTTAA
- a CDS encoding ATP-binding protein, with translation MRVFEVWAQSFVSQPAQQLISVRFTTPEPECHPTVLGILVIGNDARQFIPGNYIQFLRIDGTELGDPIRDQKEITGSLLDILRVLDETIKINISIASDITSYAREIQKPDYPIEALWQLTRNAIMHRSYDQTNAPVRVYWFSDRIEISNPGGLFGQVTPENFGQGVTDYRNPHLAGVMKDLGYVQRFGYGIPSAKRALTKNGNPAPEFVLETSYTSVIVRKPV, from the coding sequence GTGAGGGTTTTTGAGGTTTGGGCACAATCTTTTGTCAGTCAACCAGCTCAACAACTAATATCTGTTCGTTTTACAACGCCTGAACCGGAATGTCATCCCACGGTATTGGGAATTCTCGTCATTGGCAACGACGCTAGACAATTCATCCCTGGAAATTACATCCAATTCCTGAGAATTGACGGCACTGAACTCGGTGATCCCATTCGAGATCAAAAAGAAATCACCGGCTCATTACTGGATATCTTACGAGTGTTAGATGAAACCATCAAAATCAACATTTCTATTGCCTCAGATATCACCAGTTACGCCCGTGAAATCCAAAAACCTGACTATCCGATTGAGGCCCTCTGGCAACTCACGCGCAATGCGATCATGCATCGTTCCTACGATCAAACAAATGCGCCCGTGAGGGTGTACTGGTTTAGCGATCGCATTGAAATTTCTAACCCAGGCGGTTTATTTGGGCAGGTCACGCCTGAAAATTTTGGTCAGGGTGTAACCGATTATCGCAATCCTCATCTCGCCGGAGTTATGAAAGATTTAGGTTACGTACAACGCTTTGGTTATGGGATTCCATCCGCGAAACGTGCCCTAACCAAAAATGGGAATCCAGCCCCAGAGTTTGTGCTCGAAACTTCATACACATCTGTGATTGTGAGGAAGCCAGTATGA
- a CDS encoding AlbA family DNA-binding domain-containing protein yields the protein MDDQELIAFLNDLESDRVERKASPSDSKKIRQAICAFANDLPNYQKPGVLFIGVNDDGTCAHLSITDDLLLSLANLRSDGKILPFPALQVNKRCLNHCELAVVLVEPSDAPPVRFDGRTWIRVGPRRAIATPEEERRLNEKRRVKDLPFDLYPLTNALIENLNLDSFQRDYLTSALAPDVLEANQRSLTQQPD from the coding sequence ATGGACGATCAAGAGTTAATCGCATTTCTCAATGATCTAGAGTCTGATCGAGTAGAACGCAAAGCCTCGCCTTCAGACAGCAAAAAAATCAGACAGGCAATTTGTGCCTTTGCCAATGATTTACCCAATTATCAAAAACCTGGCGTTCTTTTTATTGGTGTAAATGATGATGGAACTTGTGCTCATTTATCCATTACTGATGATCTGCTGCTCAGTCTTGCTAATCTACGGTCTGATGGCAAAATCTTGCCGTTTCCAGCCCTCCAAGTCAATAAGCGATGCCTGAACCATTGTGAATTAGCTGTTGTGCTCGTGGAACCCTCGGATGCCCCACCAGTCAGATTTGATGGGCGAACCTGGATACGGGTTGGGCCAAGGCGAGCGATCGCGACCCCTGAAGAAGAACGCCGCCTCAACGAAAAACGACGTGTTAAAGACTTACCCTTTGATTTATATCCGTTGACGAATGCATTGATTGAGAATCTCAATTTAGATAGTTTTCAACGTGACTATTTAACCTCAGCATTAGCTCCGGATGTTCTCGAAGCAAATCAGCGATCGCTCACTCAACAACCTGATTGA
- a CDS encoding GNAT family N-acetyltransferase, producing MAAQYRLSWHSHLAEIPQAAWDDLALPLATPFLEWEWLHNLETSGSVTARAGWQPCHLTLWRDRTLIGAAPLYIKGHSYGEFVFDHQWADLCHRLGGSYYPKLVGMTPITPTVGYRFLIAPGEDEAAMTAQMMREIDRFCDRNQLSGVNFLFVDPDWRPLAEQCGLSSWLHHSYIWKSHEFQTFDDYLKIFNSNQRKNIKRERKAVQKANLRIETLTGDAIPHHLYSNIYNFYSSTCEKFYWGSKYLTRKFFEQLYPNYSDRIVLFVAYPADQIDPKPVGMSFCLRKGTQMYGRYWGCFEEYDCLHFEACYYKPIEWAISQGITLYDPGAGGRHKRRRGFPATPNHSLHRFYDPRMSQILRAYIPEINDMEQQEIDAINNDLPFNKQEIKLNI from the coding sequence GTGGCGGCTCAATATCGTTTGTCTTGGCATAGTCATCTCGCGGAAATTCCCCAAGCCGCCTGGGATGACCTCGCCTTACCCTTGGCGACTCCGTTTTTAGAGTGGGAGTGGCTGCATAATCTCGAAACCTCCGGCAGTGTGACGGCGCGGGCGGGATGGCAACCCTGTCACCTGACCCTATGGCGCGATCGCACCCTGATCGGCGCGGCTCCCCTCTATATTAAAGGCCATAGTTATGGCGAATTTGTCTTTGACCATCAATGGGCAGATCTATGCCATCGTCTAGGCGGCTCCTACTATCCGAAACTGGTGGGCATGACTCCGATCACTCCGACGGTGGGCTATCGGTTTTTAATCGCTCCCGGTGAGGATGAAGCGGCGATGACGGCTCAAATGATGCGCGAAATTGATCGATTTTGCGATCGCAACCAACTTTCTGGGGTGAATTTTCTCTTTGTTGATCCCGATTGGCGACCCCTCGCGGAACAATGCGGCCTGAGCAGTTGGCTCCACCACAGTTACATTTGGAAGAGTCACGAATTTCAAACCTTCGACGACTATTTAAAAATTTTCAATTCCAACCAACGCAAAAACATCAAACGCGAACGCAAAGCCGTCCAAAAAGCGAACCTCCGTATTGAAACCCTAACCGGGGACGCAATCCCCCATCACCTCTATTCCAATATCTACAACTTCTACAGCAGCACCTGCGAAAAGTTTTATTGGGGTAGTAAATATCTGACGCGCAAATTTTTCGAGCAACTGTATCCCAATTACAGCGATCGCATCGTCCTCTTCGTCGCCTACCCCGCAGACCAAATCGACCCCAAACCCGTCGGAATGTCGTTCTGTCTCCGCAAAGGAACCCAAATGTACGGGCGATATTGGGGCTGTTTTGAAGAATACGACTGCCTCCATTTTGAAGCCTGCTACTACAAACCGATCGAATGGGCGATCAGCCAAGGCATAACCCTGTACGATCCCGGCGCAGGGGGTCGTCACAAACGGCGGCGCGGCTTTCCCGCCACCCCCAACCACAGCCTCCACCGCTTCTACGACCCCCGCATGAGCCAAATCCTCCGCGCCTACATTCCCGAAATCAACGACATGGAACAACAGGAAATCGACGCGATCAACAACGATCTCCCCTTCAACAAACAAGAAATCAAACTAAACATTTAA